From a single Pseudomonas cremoricolorata genomic region:
- a CDS encoding alpha/beta hydrolase family protein: MVSLYRNSLVAICLASALPLAAQATDAPAPAADPAAASAPTPRPPLADRSADEALALQRRVPKEQQRSLEANGESFLALWKPANDTAPHGAVIIVPGAGENADWPIGVGPLRQKLPDAGWHSLSVTLPDLVADMPQARAATEPTPAAAPAGQTAPAKDTPDDANANVAQATSPDADTAEATDAEDATEHNDQADAERIFARLQAAISYAQQQNARSVVLLGQGSGAYWAARFVSEKQPPEVQKLVLVAAQTPARVEDGLPSLVPTLKVPTADIYYALRSPDKTAAEQRLQASKRVKDSQYRQLSLIATPGDSAAQQEQLFRRVKGWLVPQQ; the protein is encoded by the coding sequence ATGGTCTCACTTTATCGCAACTCGCTGGTGGCGATTTGCCTGGCCAGTGCCCTGCCGCTTGCCGCCCAGGCGACCGACGCCCCAGCCCCGGCCGCAGACCCTGCCGCCGCCAGCGCACCGACACCACGCCCGCCGCTGGCAGATCGCAGCGCCGACGAAGCGCTGGCGCTGCAACGCCGCGTGCCGAAAGAGCAGCAGCGCAGCCTCGAAGCCAACGGTGAAAGCTTTCTCGCGCTGTGGAAGCCAGCCAACGACACCGCCCCCCACGGCGCAGTGATCATCGTGCCGGGTGCTGGGGAAAATGCCGACTGGCCGATCGGTGTCGGCCCGCTGCGACAGAAGCTGCCCGATGCCGGCTGGCACAGCCTGAGCGTCACCCTGCCAGACCTGGTGGCCGACATGCCCCAGGCCCGCGCCGCTACGGAGCCCACCCCAGCGGCCGCCCCCGCCGGGCAAACGGCACCGGCCAAGGACACCCCGGACGACGCCAATGCCAATGTCGCCCAGGCGACCTCGCCCGATGCCGACACCGCTGAGGCCACCGATGCCGAAGACGCCACCGAGCACAACGATCAGGCCGATGCCGAACGCATCTTCGCCCGCCTGCAAGCGGCCATCAGCTATGCCCAGCAACAGAATGCACGCAGCGTGGTGTTATTGGGCCAAGGCAGTGGCGCCTACTGGGCGGCCCGCTTCGTCAGCGAAAAACAGCCCCCAGAAGTGCAAAAACTGGTGCTGGTAGCGGCGCAGACGCCGGCGCGGGTCGAAGATGGCCTGCCCAGCCTGGTGCCGACCCTCAAGGTGCCGACTGCCGACATCTATTACGCCCTGCGCAGCCCCGACAAGACCGCTGCCGAGCAGCGCCTGCAAGCCAGCAAACGGGTCAAGGACAGCCAGTACCGCCAGCTGTCGCTGATCGCCACGCCCGGCGACAGCGCCGCGCAGCAGGAGCAGTTGTTCCGCCGGGTCAAAGGCTGGCTGGTGCCGCAGCAGTGA